One genomic segment of Natrialbaceae archaeon AArc-T1-2 includes these proteins:
- a CDS encoding NAD(P)/FAD-dependent oxidoreductase, translated as MSDSDPDVIVVGGGPAGLSGALFTQKNGLETTVFDTDETWMHKAHLFNYLGIGSRDGSAFMETAREQVDSFGVERRQEEVTDVTETDDGFRVETDDGEEDADYVILATGANRDLAESLGCDFDGDIVDVDVTMETNVADAYATGAMVRAEEWQAVIAAGDGAAAALNVLTKEKGEHFHDFDVPADADAVFESMADEE; from the coding sequence ATGAGCGATTCCGACCCGGACGTGATCGTCGTCGGCGGCGGCCCCGCCGGCCTCAGTGGCGCATTGTTCACCCAGAAGAATGGCCTCGAGACGACCGTCTTCGATACGGACGAAACGTGGATGCACAAGGCCCACCTCTTCAACTACCTCGGCATCGGCTCCCGGGACGGGTCGGCGTTCATGGAGACCGCCCGCGAACAGGTCGACAGCTTCGGCGTCGAGCGCAGACAGGAGGAGGTAACGGACGTGACCGAAACCGACGACGGCTTCCGCGTCGAGACGGACGACGGCGAAGAAGACGCCGACTACGTGATCCTCGCGACCGGCGCGAACCGCGACTTGGCGGAGTCGTTGGGCTGTGACTTCGACGGAGACATCGTCGACGTCGACGTGACGATGGAGACGAACGTCGCGGACGCCTACGCGACGGGTGCGATGGTCCGGGCCGAGGAGTGGCAGGCAGTCATCGCCGCCGGCGACGGCGCGGCTGCCGCGCTCAACGTGCTCACGAAAGAAAAGGGCGAACACTTCCACGACTTCGACGTTCCCGCCGACGCCGACGCGGTCTTCGAGTCGATGGCCGACGAGGAGTGA